ATATCACCTCCGGGTGGACTGACAAAAGCTATCGAGCGAGGTGAACGCAACGTTCAGCTTTTAATCGATGCATCAAATGTTATCCGTGCGCAAAGTATCGAGCGCTATATGCAATCAATCATCAATGAAGTTCTTCGTGATGATTTTCATTTGTCGGCAAGGACACCTGTTATTTTTGATGTGCGAATTCTCTATAATCCATCTCTTGAGAGTGCGATTTTTATGGTACCTGGGACCCTGGCGATGATTCTATGCATTGTGACAATACTTCTTACGAGCATGTCCATCGCCAGAGAAAAAGAAATGGGCACATTTGAAATGATTATTTCTGCGCCAGTCAAAACCTGGGAGGTCCTTCTTGGGAAGACGATTCCATTTATTGTAATTGGGATGCTCAATGCTGCTTCGGTATTCATTTTTGCTATTTTGGTTTTTAAAGTGCCGATGAAGGGGTTTTACTGGCAACTTGCTATCGCTACATTTTCATTTGTCGTGACGACAGTCAGTATTGGAACACTAATCTCAACATTCGCCAAAAACCAACAGCAGGCGATGATGGGTGGCTTTATCTTTCTACTGCTCTCAAACCTTCTGGCCGGAATCATGTTCCCGATTGATAA
The window above is part of the Deltaproteobacteria bacterium genome. Proteins encoded here:
- a CDS encoding ABC transporter permease → MNFSAFAAVIGFLRKEFSQVLRDSRMRIILLVIPVMQMAVFGLAISTEVKNIKLGTAYNPNDTILRRIEERSFSSKWFIPAVGRGTSSDANADPLEQIRSGRADVVLISPPGGLTKAIERGERNVQLLIDASNVIRAQSIERYMQSIINEVLRDDFHLSARTPVIFDVRILYNPSLESAIFMVPGTLAMILCIVTILLTSMSIAREKEMGTFEMIISAPVKTWEVLLGKTIPFIVIGMLNAASVFIFAILVFKVPMKGFYWQLAIATFSFVVTTVSIGTLISTFAKNQQQAMMGGFIFLLLSNLLAGIMFPIDNMPLLMKAAAYMNPMTYFVRLVRNIMLKGGSPDLIWSYIAILVLMAVLASIVSYKRFHHTLD